The following proteins come from a genomic window of Myxococcota bacterium:
- a CDS encoding FkbM family methyltransferase: protein MLEPLRLRFGAPSLAPVFDAALRPGDTFVDIGANIGVYAMWAARLVGDRGRVFAFEPVPGTRAQLERNVVENGFSQVEVVPKGVGAEPSTLTLHVVPGSSGLSSRYARDDAASVAVEVEVATLDAFFAGRAAPRAMKIDVEGMELDVLRGAAGLLASPTPPAIVFEAHAPHFDRAGTTYASILAYLRDAGGYRVFALGPRGVCAESVDAVRPGSGDVLAVRTGWGPHDELLARLSRVRFQL, encoded by the coding sequence GTGCTCGAGCCGCTGCGGCTCCGGTTCGGCGCGCCGTCCCTCGCGCCGGTCTTCGACGCTGCACTGCGACCGGGGGACACGTTCGTCGACATCGGAGCCAACATCGGGGTCTACGCGATGTGGGCGGCGCGACTCGTGGGCGATCGCGGCCGTGTGTTCGCGTTCGAGCCGGTCCCGGGCACGCGTGCGCAGCTCGAGCGCAACGTCGTCGAGAACGGGTTCTCGCAGGTCGAAGTCGTGCCCAAGGGCGTGGGCGCGGAGCCGAGCACGTTGACCCTGCACGTCGTTCCCGGCTCCTCCGGGCTCAGCTCGCGCTATGCGCGCGACGACGCGGCATCCGTCGCAGTCGAAGTCGAGGTCGCGACGCTCGACGCGTTCTTCGCCGGCCGTGCAGCGCCGCGCGCGATGAAGATCGACGTCGAAGGAATGGAGCTCGACGTGCTGCGGGGCGCGGCCGGACTGCTCGCCTCCCCGACGCCGCCGGCGATCGTGTTCGAGGCGCACGCGCCGCACTTCGACCGCGCCGGAACGACCTATGCGTCGATCCTCGCGTATCTCCGCGACGCGGGTGGCTATCGCGTCTTCGCGCTCGGGCCGCGCGGCGTGTGCGCCGAGAGCGTGGACGCGGTACGGCCCGGCTCGGGCGACGTCCTCGCGGTGCGTACGGGCTGGGGGCCGCACGACGAGCTCCTGGCGCGCCTGTCGCGCGTGCGCTTCCAGCTCTGA
- a CDS encoding class I SAM-dependent methyltransferase encodes MSDALRERLYASYVSAGQAHPPATLAGLAPRLPYLRKLVDAHFPSDRDARVLEVGCGYGALVHVARERGYANVAGVDVSAEQVAAARALGIDDIAHGDVLAALAAQPAGALDAVVAFDVLEHFSRDELIPLVDAVHRALAPGGRWIVHVPNGESPFFGQVRYGDLTHELAFTRQSLRQLLLASGFARVDVFEDAPVPHGLRSRARAVLWSAIRTALRVCAAAETGEASGHVFTRNLLAVAFKPPAAA; translated from the coding sequence ATGAGCGACGCGCTGCGCGAGCGTCTGTACGCGAGCTACGTCTCCGCCGGACAGGCCCACCCGCCGGCCACCCTCGCCGGGCTCGCTCCACGCCTCCCCTACCTGCGCAAGCTCGTCGACGCGCACTTCCCGAGCGACCGCGACGCGCGCGTGCTCGAGGTCGGTTGCGGCTACGGCGCGCTCGTCCACGTCGCGCGCGAGCGCGGCTATGCGAACGTCGCGGGCGTCGACGTGTCGGCAGAGCAGGTCGCTGCTGCGCGGGCGCTCGGGATCGACGACATCGCACACGGCGATGTCCTCGCCGCGCTCGCGGCGCAGCCCGCCGGCGCGCTCGACGCGGTCGTCGCCTTCGACGTGCTCGAGCACTTCTCGCGCGACGAGCTGATCCCGCTCGTCGACGCCGTGCACCGCGCGCTCGCGCCGGGCGGGCGCTGGATCGTGCACGTCCCGAACGGCGAATCGCCCTTCTTCGGCCAGGTCCGGTACGGCGACCTCACGCACGAGCTCGCATTCACGCGCCAGTCGCTGCGCCAGCTGCTGCTCGCCTCGGGCTTCGCGCGCGTCGACGTGTTCGAGGACGCGCCCGTCCCGCACGGCCTGCGCAGCCGCGCGCGCGCGGTCCTCTGGAGCGCGATCCGCACCGCCCTCCGCGTCTGCGCCGCCGCCGAGACGGGCGAGGCCTCGGGCCACGTGTTCACGCGCAACCTGCTCGCGGTCGCCTTCAAGCCCCCGGCAGCCGCCTAA
- a CDS encoding SAM-dependent methyltransferase: protein MTHAAAATRDGASFRDPSGFVFRRDGVLYRQVAARHAAHYRRAVDSGLYVDLAREGLLVAQEEVGLEHAAAPGAVAVLRPEPLPFVSHPYEWGFAQLRAAALLTLRVQIEALARGMTLKDASAYNVQFVGHRAVFIDHLSFEVYEPGRPWVAYRQFCEHFVAPLALAAHGDVRWLALLRSWLEGVPLDFASRALPWRTRLRPGLFAHLHLHARYQRAHADDARAPAEAGRAARARVSERGMQGLVASLESTVRGLALALPTTAWGDYYADTNYDDAAFAAKRAAVAGAIDGVQPRLVFDLGANTGVFTRLASERGAYAVAFDVDAAAVERAYEGAVERRDERLLPLRLDLANPSPDQGFAHDERASLASRGPADLVLALALVHHLAIGANVPLDRIAAYFARLGRALVVEFVPKSDSQVARMLATREDVFPDYARAPFEAAFAPWFAIESATAIEGSERVLYRMTRRAG from the coding sequence GTGACCCACGCGGCGGCGGCAACGCGCGACGGCGCCTCGTTCCGGGACCCGAGCGGCTTCGTCTTCCGGCGCGACGGCGTGCTGTACCGCCAGGTCGCCGCCCGCCATGCCGCGCACTACCGGCGCGCAGTCGATTCGGGGCTGTACGTCGATCTCGCGCGCGAAGGTCTCCTCGTCGCGCAGGAGGAGGTCGGCCTCGAACACGCGGCGGCGCCGGGCGCCGTCGCCGTGCTGCGGCCCGAGCCGTTGCCCTTCGTGTCGCACCCCTACGAGTGGGGCTTCGCCCAGCTGCGCGCGGCGGCGCTGCTCACGCTGCGCGTGCAGATCGAGGCGCTCGCGCGCGGGATGACGCTCAAGGACGCGAGCGCCTACAACGTGCAGTTCGTCGGGCACCGGGCGGTCTTCATCGACCACCTCTCGTTCGAGGTCTACGAGCCGGGGCGTCCCTGGGTCGCCTATCGCCAGTTCTGCGAGCACTTCGTCGCGCCGCTCGCGCTCGCGGCCCACGGCGACGTGCGCTGGCTCGCGCTGCTGCGGTCGTGGCTCGAGGGCGTTCCGCTCGACTTCGCGTCGCGCGCCCTGCCGTGGCGAACGCGGCTGCGGCCGGGTCTCTTCGCGCACCTGCACCTGCACGCGCGCTATCAGCGCGCGCACGCCGACGACGCGCGCGCGCCCGCCGAAGCGGGCCGGGCCGCGCGCGCGCGCGTGAGCGAGCGCGGGATGCAGGGGCTCGTCGCGAGCCTCGAGTCGACGGTGCGCGGGCTCGCGCTCGCACTCCCGACGACGGCCTGGGGCGACTACTACGCCGACACGAACTACGACGACGCGGCCTTCGCGGCGAAGCGCGCGGCGGTGGCGGGCGCGATCGACGGCGTGCAGCCGCGCCTCGTCTTCGACCTCGGCGCGAACACGGGCGTGTTCACGCGGCTCGCGAGCGAGCGCGGCGCCTACGCCGTCGCGTTCGACGTCGACGCCGCCGCGGTCGAGCGCGCGTACGAAGGCGCGGTCGAACGGCGCGACGAGCGCCTCCTGCCGCTCCGGCTCGACCTCGCGAACCCGAGCCCCGACCAGGGTTTCGCGCACGACGAGCGCGCGTCGCTCGCGTCGCGCGGGCCGGCCGACCTCGTGCTCGCGCTCGCGCTCGTCCACCACCTCGCGATCGGGGCCAACGTCCCGCTCGATCGCATCGCGGCGTACTTCGCGCGGCTCGGGCGCGCGCTCGTCGTCGAGTTCGTGCCGAAGTCCGACTCGCAGGTCGCGCGCATGCTCGCGACGCGGGAGGACGTGTTCCCCGACTACGCACGGGCGCCGTTCGAGGCCGCGTTCGCGCCCTGGTTCGCGATCGAGTCGGCGACCGCGATCGAGGGCTCGGAGCGCGTGCTCTACCGCATGACGCGGCGGGCGGGCTGA
- the asnB gene encoding asparagine synthase (glutamine-hydrolyzing) — MCGIAGIVHHRRSTRVDEGELVALRDAQTHRGPDDAGAWLDPSGRIGLGHRRLSIIDLSPAGHQPMATADGRFHVVFNGEIYNFRALRSELEQDGAVFRTGSDTEVLLHGYRAWGLGLLDRLRGMFAFALWDAETQELVLARDPLGIKPLYTCIDGDRLCFASEVQALRGVVDDGGLDVEALARYLVWGSIPAPRTLYRRIRALPAGAYLRVGRGGVDGPHAYYALEDAFGRARAMSDVEAGVRIRELLRDSVRAHLEADVPVGAFLSGGVDSSALVGLLAERDAQVRTVTLSFDVAALDEGELAREAARQYGTDHREVPIRADDVRDRMPDAIRALDQPSVDGVNTYFVSEAAVRAGLKVAVSGVGGDELFGGYGTFDRIPRIRRAHDRLDVVPRFALRAAARAAEWRVGGSVAGRVAKALRHGGDDAGAYFVERSIFSEQDVRRLLAPDLAHAAEGAVDELRATVDVARLDERERVSALELSQYLRSQLLRDTDAVSMRHSLEVRTPLVDRTLLESLCTVQPQQRRMGPAKRFLREAPVPPVPDALWNRPKQGFTLPFDHWLRSGGIELRLPRHEALRPDAMRALERSFRAGRLHFSRVWLLHVLAHFLE, encoded by the coding sequence ATGTGCGGCATCGCCGGCATCGTCCACCACCGCCGCTCGACCCGCGTCGACGAGGGCGAGCTCGTCGCGCTGCGCGACGCCCAGACGCATCGCGGCCCGGACGACGCCGGCGCCTGGCTCGACCCGAGCGGGCGCATCGGGCTCGGGCACCGGCGCCTCTCGATCATCGATCTGTCCCCCGCCGGCCACCAGCCGATGGCGACGGCCGACGGCCGCTTCCACGTCGTCTTCAACGGCGAGATCTACAACTTCCGCGCGCTGCGCAGCGAGCTCGAGCAGGACGGTGCAGTCTTCCGCACGGGCTCCGACACCGAGGTGCTGCTGCACGGCTACCGCGCGTGGGGGCTCGGCCTGCTCGACCGCCTGCGCGGCATGTTCGCGTTCGCACTGTGGGACGCCGAGACGCAGGAGCTCGTGCTCGCGCGCGACCCGCTCGGGATCAAGCCGCTCTACACGTGCATCGACGGCGACCGGCTCTGCTTCGCGTCGGAGGTGCAGGCGCTTCGCGGCGTCGTCGACGACGGCGGGCTCGACGTCGAGGCGCTCGCCCGGTACCTCGTCTGGGGATCGATCCCCGCGCCGCGCACGCTCTACCGCCGCATCCGTGCGCTGCCGGCCGGCGCCTACCTGCGCGTCGGGCGCGGCGGCGTCGACGGCCCGCACGCCTACTACGCGCTCGAGGACGCCTTCGGGCGCGCGCGCGCCATGAGCGACGTCGAGGCCGGCGTGCGCATCCGCGAGCTGCTGCGCGACAGCGTGCGCGCGCACCTCGAGGCCGACGTGCCGGTCGGGGCCTTCCTGTCCGGCGGCGTCGACTCGTCCGCGCTCGTCGGGCTGCTCGCCGAGCGCGACGCGCAGGTGCGGACCGTGACGCTGTCGTTCGACGTCGCGGCGCTCGACGAGGGGGAGCTCGCGCGCGAGGCCGCCCGCCAGTACGGCACCGACCACCGCGAGGTGCCGATCCGCGCGGACGACGTCCGCGACCGCATGCCCGATGCGATCCGTGCGCTCGACCAGCCGTCGGTCGACGGCGTGAACACGTACTTCGTGTCGGAGGCGGCCGTGCGCGCGGGCCTCAAGGTCGCCGTATCGGGCGTGGGCGGCGACGAGCTCTTCGGGGGGTACGGCACGTTCGATCGCATTCCGCGCATCCGCCGCGCGCACGACCGGCTCGACGTCGTTCCGCGCTTCGCGCTGCGCGCGGCGGCGCGCGCGGCGGAGTGGCGCGTCGGCGGGAGCGTCGCGGGCCGCGTCGCGAAGGCCCTGCGCCACGGCGGCGACGACGCGGGCGCCTACTTCGTCGAGCGCTCGATCTTCTCGGAGCAGGACGTGCGGCGGCTGCTCGCGCCCGACCTCGCGCACGCGGCGGAAGGCGCGGTCGACGAGCTGCGCGCGACCGTCGACGTCGCGCGCCTCGACGAGCGGGAGCGCGTGAGCGCGCTCGAGCTTTCGCAGTACCTGCGCTCGCAGCTGCTGCGCGACACGGACGCCGTGAGCATGCGGCACTCGCTCGAGGTGCGGACGCCGCTCGTCGACCGGACGCTGCTCGAGTCGCTGTGCACCGTGCAGCCGCAGCAGCGCCGCATGGGGCCGGCGAAGCGCTTCCTGCGCGAGGCGCCCGTACCGCCCGTTCCCGACGCGCTGTGGAACCGGCCGAAGCAGGGCTTCACGCTGCCCTTCGATCACTGGCTCCGCAGCGGCGGCATCGAGCTGCGCCTGCCGCGCCACGAGGCCCTGCGCCCCGACGCGATGCGCGCGCTCGAGCGCAGCTTCCGCGCAGGGCGCCTGCATTTCTCGCGCGTGTGGCTGCTGCACGTGCTCGCGCACTTCCTCGAATAG
- the manA gene encoding mannose-6-phosphate isomerase, class I, giving the protein MDRIRRLHGRVRSYAWGSHRALAELCHRPSPTPEPEAELWFGAHPSAPSALWLDDEGVETTPLDAWIARDPAAALGAETARAFRGELPFLLKVLAVERALSIQTHPNAERAARGFERENREGIALDDPRRRYRDPHAKPELVCALSRFEALCGFRRAERVHESLAPLRAPALRGVLDALERGGVATGFRALLELADDDKRAIAAEAARSGARDASPGAELVRRLAADYPGDVGVLAPLWMHHVALAPGEALFLDAGEIHAYLRGVAVELMSSSDNVLRGGLTSKHVDPAELLANLHFETRPPEVLHPAPTSRPGSRRYAAATNAFALEVHDLASGPLAREDGPGTAEIVLCASGGASVRDARAGRALPLPRGAAAWIPACAGAHAIEGAGELFVARAGGEANGA; this is encoded by the coding sequence TTGGACCGCATTCGGCGACTGCACGGGCGCGTGCGCAGCTACGCGTGGGGCTCGCACCGAGCACTCGCCGAGCTCTGCCACCGCCCGTCGCCCACGCCCGAGCCCGAGGCCGAGCTGTGGTTCGGTGCGCATCCGAGCGCGCCGTCCGCGCTGTGGCTCGACGACGAGGGCGTCGAGACGACGCCCCTCGACGCGTGGATCGCGCGCGACCCGGCCGCCGCGCTCGGCGCCGAGACGGCGCGCGCCTTCCGGGGCGAGCTCCCGTTCCTGCTCAAGGTGCTCGCCGTCGAGCGCGCACTCTCGATCCAGACCCATCCCAACGCCGAGCGCGCCGCGCGCGGCTTCGAGCGCGAGAACCGCGAAGGCATCGCGCTCGACGACCCGCGCCGCCGCTACCGCGACCCGCACGCCAAGCCCGAGCTCGTGTGCGCGCTCTCGCGATTCGAAGCGCTCTGCGGCTTCCGGCGCGCCGAGCGCGTGCACGAGTCGCTCGCGCCGCTGCGCGCGCCCGCGCTGCGCGGCGTGCTCGACGCGCTCGAGCGCGGCGGCGTCGCGACGGGATTCCGCGCGCTCCTCGAGCTCGCCGACGACGACAAGCGCGCGATCGCCGCGGAGGCGGCGCGCAGCGGAGCGCGCGACGCGTCGCCCGGCGCCGAGCTCGTGCGGCGCCTCGCCGCCGACTACCCCGGCGACGTCGGCGTGCTGGCCCCGCTCTGGATGCACCACGTCGCGCTCGCGCCGGGCGAGGCGCTCTTCCTCGACGCGGGCGAGATCCACGCCTACCTGCGCGGCGTCGCCGTCGAGCTCATGTCGAGCTCCGACAACGTGCTGCGCGGCGGGCTCACCTCGAAGCACGTCGACCCGGCCGAGCTGCTCGCGAACCTGCACTTCGAGACGCGGCCGCCCGAAGTGCTCCACCCGGCGCCGACGTCGCGGCCCGGCTCGCGACGCTATGCGGCCGCGACGAACGCCTTCGCGCTCGAGGTGCACGACCTCGCGTCGGGGCCGCTCGCGCGCGAGGACGGGCCGGGCACCGCAGAGATCGTGCTCTGCGCGAGCGGCGGCGCGAGCGTGCGCGACGCGCGCGCAGGGCGCGCCCTCCCCCTCCCGCGCGGCGCCGCCGCATGGATCCCGGCCTGCGCCGGGGCGCACGCGATCGAGGGCGCGGGCGAGCTCTTCGTCGCCCGGGCCGGCGGCGAGGCGAACGGCGCGTGA
- a CDS encoding oligosaccharide flippase family protein translates to MSLGGSFVRGSVYLGGSQLVVNAANFAMQIPIARFLGPAEYGLYALCFAIDQVLNVVGAFSISFALIQSDEEVGQREYDTALVLCALQGAAGLALAALAAPVLGAQRSADAGWMLVALAFARVFRLLAQVPQAELERSLRYGAVSGINTVVGTAPNVVAVVLAWRGLGAWSLVGRDVLVTLLLAAASFSVSSYRFRGAWSTEARARLMDFARPMFWSRAIEIALEQLDRAAVALAFGNQPAGYYHAGRFVAEAGFVATRPVERLSLNLYARVQRDPARLARAWSLTNYFLLRTMLAGAAALLVFPDVIARLLYGDGWDDVGDVLRWLALYAGLFPVFHNAKNLLYGTGAVREMVRVRYVQLAVFVASVGAAAWVGSVAAMAAALLATTCASLALAWQRASRRVAPPPRADLVTPFAVLAVVAPGLRTASAAGALDALPPLALPLLPPVAFAALVLAIEGRRPLRELAYLRAQARAR, encoded by the coding sequence GTGAGCCTCGGCGGCAGCTTCGTCCGCGGCTCGGTCTACCTCGGCGGCAGCCAGCTCGTCGTCAACGCCGCCAACTTCGCGATGCAGATCCCGATCGCGCGCTTCCTCGGGCCCGCGGAGTACGGGCTCTACGCGCTCTGCTTCGCGATCGACCAGGTGCTGAACGTGGTCGGCGCGTTCTCGATCTCGTTCGCGCTGATCCAGTCCGACGAGGAGGTCGGCCAGCGCGAGTACGACACGGCCCTCGTGCTGTGCGCGCTGCAGGGTGCGGCCGGTCTCGCGCTCGCCGCCCTCGCCGCGCCCGTACTCGGCGCGCAGCGGTCGGCCGACGCGGGCTGGATGCTCGTGGCCCTCGCGTTCGCACGCGTCTTCCGGCTGCTCGCGCAGGTCCCGCAGGCGGAGCTCGAGCGCTCGCTGCGCTACGGCGCGGTGTCCGGCATCAACACGGTCGTCGGGACGGCGCCGAACGTCGTCGCGGTGGTGCTCGCCTGGCGCGGGCTCGGCGCCTGGAGCCTCGTGGGGCGCGACGTGCTCGTGACGCTCCTGCTCGCCGCCGCGAGCTTCTCCGTCTCGTCCTACCGCTTTCGCGGCGCGTGGAGCACCGAGGCGAGGGCTCGGCTGATGGACTTCGCGCGGCCCATGTTCTGGTCGCGCGCGATCGAGATCGCGCTCGAGCAGCTCGACCGCGCCGCGGTCGCGCTCGCCTTCGGCAACCAGCCGGCCGGCTACTACCACGCCGGGCGCTTCGTCGCGGAGGCGGGCTTCGTCGCGACCCGGCCCGTCGAGCGGTTGAGCCTCAACCTCTATGCGCGCGTGCAACGCGACCCGGCGCGGCTCGCGCGCGCCTGGAGCCTCACCAACTACTTCCTGCTGCGCACGATGCTCGCGGGCGCGGCCGCGCTGCTCGTGTTCCCGGACGTGATCGCGCGCCTGCTCTACGGCGACGGCTGGGACGACGTGGGCGACGTGCTGCGCTGGCTCGCGCTCTACGCCGGGCTCTTCCCCGTCTTCCACAACGCGAAGAACCTGCTGTACGGCACGGGCGCGGTGCGCGAGATGGTGCGCGTGCGCTACGTGCAGCTCGCGGTCTTCGTCGCGAGCGTCGGCGCGGCGGCGTGGGTCGGGAGCGTCGCGGCCATGGCGGCCGCCCTGCTGGCGACGACGTGCGCATCGCTCGCGCTCGCGTGGCAGCGCGCCAGCCGACGCGTCGCGCCGCCTCCGCGCGCCGACCTCGTCACGCCCTTCGCCGTGCTCGCGGTGGTCGCGCCCGGCCTGCGCACCGCGAGCGCCGCCGGCGCGCTCGACGCCCTGCCGCCGCTCGCGCTTCCGCTGCTGCCGCCGGTCGCGTTCGCCGCGCTCGTGCTCGCGATCGAGGGTCGCCGCCCGCTCCGCGAGCTCGCCTACCTGCGCGCGCAGGCCCGGGCTCGCTAG
- a CDS encoding glycosyltransferase produces the protein MPLGTPPSSRTPTEPGAPLPSGAALVVGKFLSDGVAAHIADALSEMGSRVVRFETGFPFRVDATPLRRRFESVRARFADLTSGLPAARARFTRRLEQVARSEPIGLTIVCHDYLDPREIERVREATGAPIALWFPDAISRFGRAWFLNGPYDALFFKDPYAVDVLRRALDKPVYYLPEAFNPKAHDAPPLTDAERATFGCDICTAGNLYTYRAEFFARLADYDVKLWGHPAPLWMRTEAIAPMVQNRYVANADKARAFRAAKVCINNLNPAEIWGLNARAFEIAGCGGFQLLDWRPALADLFVDGEEVVSFRDMADLRAKLDHYLPREEERRAIAERGRARALREHTFRHRLALLVDTVLGGASGHPMPRIEAVRTADPR, from the coding sequence ATGCCGCTCGGAACTCCGCCCTCGTCGCGCACGCCGACGGAGCCCGGCGCTCCGCTGCCGAGCGGAGCCGCACTCGTCGTCGGCAAGTTCCTGAGTGACGGGGTCGCGGCTCACATCGCGGATGCGCTCTCCGAGATGGGGTCGCGCGTCGTCCGCTTCGAGACCGGCTTTCCGTTCCGCGTCGATGCGACGCCACTCCGGCGGCGCTTCGAGTCCGTCCGCGCTCGCTTCGCCGACCTCACGAGCGGACTCCCCGCCGCTCGCGCGCGCTTCACACGGCGGCTCGAGCAAGTCGCGCGGAGCGAACCGATCGGCCTGACGATCGTCTGCCACGACTACCTCGATCCCCGAGAGATCGAGCGGGTACGCGAGGCGACCGGTGCGCCCATCGCGCTCTGGTTCCCCGACGCGATCTCGCGCTTCGGGCGCGCGTGGTTCCTGAACGGCCCCTACGACGCGCTCTTCTTCAAGGATCCGTATGCGGTCGACGTGTTGCGCCGAGCCCTCGACAAGCCGGTGTACTACCTGCCCGAGGCGTTCAACCCGAAGGCACACGACGCTCCTCCCCTCACGGACGCTGAACGCGCGACCTTCGGGTGCGACATCTGCACCGCGGGCAACCTCTACACCTATCGCGCGGAGTTCTTTGCGCGACTCGCCGACTACGACGTCAAGCTGTGGGGTCATCCGGCGCCGCTGTGGATGCGTACCGAGGCGATCGCGCCGATGGTGCAGAACCGCTACGTCGCCAATGCGGACAAGGCGCGCGCCTTCCGCGCCGCGAAGGTGTGCATCAACAACCTGAACCCGGCGGAGATCTGGGGTCTCAACGCGCGCGCCTTCGAGATCGCGGGCTGCGGCGGCTTCCAGCTGCTCGACTGGCGCCCGGCGCTCGCGGACCTCTTCGTCGACGGCGAGGAGGTCGTCTCGTTCCGCGACATGGCGGATCTCCGCGCGAAGCTCGACCACTACCTCCCGCGCGAGGAGGAGCGGCGCGCCATCGCCGAGCGCGGCCGCGCGCGCGCGCTGCGCGAGCACACGTTCCGCCACCGGCTCGCGTTGCTGGTCGACACCGTGCTCGGCGGCGCGAGCGGCCACCCGATGCCGCGGATCGAGGCGGTGCGAACGGCCGACCCGCGTTGA
- a CDS encoding glycosyltransferase family 4 protein — translation MIARRWLLALTGLEIPGGIASVGRTIARVLDEEIAAGRVERADRVLLYDDERSPAPPARGVQWRARARQPLFAAELWLARVALRPDLLLFDLVGLARSLALPGPTPSYAVLCHGIELERIEPGSAHERALLGAARLVANSQTTARFVRERFPAAAARVRAAPLCIEPRLTDRWSEQRAAAAREGATGAAERAHDAPVVLIIGRVWSEERGKGHDELIEAWPRVRAAIRDAELWVVGDGDDRPRLEEKVRAAGLGDAVRFFGRVSDDELARCYERASLFAMPSRQEGFGLVYAEAMWHGLPCLASTRDAGAEVVRDGETGVLVPYGDVAAIGAAIAGLLGDAERLARMGRAAFAEARERFGYARFRRDLLAALDLGDER, via the coding sequence GTGATCGCGCGGCGCTGGCTGCTCGCGCTGACGGGCCTCGAGATCCCGGGCGGGATCGCATCGGTCGGGCGCACGATCGCGCGCGTCCTCGACGAGGAGATCGCGGCCGGGCGCGTCGAGCGCGCGGATCGCGTGCTGCTCTACGACGACGAACGGTCGCCCGCGCCACCCGCGCGCGGCGTGCAGTGGCGTGCGCGCGCACGCCAGCCCCTGTTCGCGGCAGAGCTCTGGCTCGCGCGCGTCGCGCTCCGCCCGGATCTCCTGCTCTTCGATCTCGTCGGGCTCGCGCGGAGCCTCGCGCTGCCCGGCCCTACGCCGTCCTACGCCGTCCTGTGTCATGGCATCGAGCTCGAACGCATCGAGCCCGGCAGCGCGCACGAGCGCGCGCTCCTCGGTGCGGCGCGCCTCGTCGCGAACTCGCAGACGACGGCGCGCTTCGTGCGCGAGCGCTTCCCGGCGGCGGCCGCGCGCGTGCGCGCCGCGCCGCTGTGCATCGAGCCGCGGCTCACCGACCGGTGGAGCGAGCAGAGGGCGGCGGCCGCGCGCGAGGGTGCGACCGGCGCCGCGGAGCGCGCGCATGACGCACCCGTCGTCCTGATCATCGGGCGCGTCTGGTCCGAGGAGCGCGGCAAGGGCCACGACGAGCTGATCGAGGCGTGGCCGCGCGTGCGCGCCGCGATCCGCGACGCCGAGCTCTGGGTCGTCGGCGACGGCGACGATCGACCGCGCCTCGAAGAGAAGGTGCGCGCGGCTGGGCTCGGCGACGCCGTGCGCTTCTTCGGCCGCGTCTCGGACGACGAGCTGGCGCGCTGCTACGAGCGCGCGTCGCTCTTCGCGATGCCGAGCCGGCAGGAGGGCTTCGGGCTCGTGTACGCGGAGGCGATGTGGCACGGGCTCCCGTGCCTCGCGAGCACGCGCGACGCGGGCGCCGAGGTGGTGCGCGACGGCGAGACGGGCGTGCTCGTGCCGTACGGCGACGTCGCGGCGATCGGCGCCGCGATCGCCGGACTGCTCGGCGATGCGGAGCGCCTCGCCCGGATGGGGCGCGCGGCCTTCGCCGAGGCGCGCGAGCGCTTCGGCTACGCGCGCTTCCGGCGCGACCTGCTCGCCGCCCTCGACCTGGGCGACGAACGTTAG
- a CDS encoding glycosyltransferase family 1 protein — protein MDASARIVVDGSTAVRGGGFTYLVNVVPHLVEIAPEWRIRVVLRHPPLVRAMPQAPNLEIDVLPAAGWLGAFRFVYLEAARRAARWGADLYFSAAEWTPLAAPFPTIASFRNPNAFTRLDQGWPLHQRIRLGTLRAMAALSARRSARILFVSHDSAHWIGDRMGIPEAKRRVVHHGIDVEAWSQPSGARPLARPYFLSVSSIYRYKNFVRLIEAWTRAAAVEPELPDLVIAGDAHDAVHARDMQRAREAAGPRAPRIHLLGEVAYADVRAWYAHADAFVFPSYLETFGHPLVEAMASGLPVLAADIPVFREIAGDAVAYADPFEVAALADGLLALARDPARAAALGRAARERAAGFTWRRSAEGLRGLFAEVLAER, from the coding sequence ATGGACGCGTCCGCGCGCATCGTCGTCGACGGCTCGACCGCCGTTCGCGGAGGCGGCTTCACCTACCTCGTGAACGTCGTGCCCCACCTCGTCGAGATCGCGCCCGAATGGCGCATTCGCGTCGTGCTGCGCCATCCGCCGCTGGTGCGCGCGATGCCGCAGGCGCCCAACCTCGAGATCGACGTGCTGCCGGCGGCAGGGTGGCTCGGCGCGTTCCGCTTCGTGTACCTCGAGGCGGCCCGTCGCGCCGCGCGGTGGGGGGCCGACCTGTACTTCTCGGCGGCCGAGTGGACGCCGCTCGCCGCGCCCTTCCCGACGATCGCGAGCTTCCGCAACCCGAACGCCTTCACGCGCCTCGACCAGGGCTGGCCGCTGCACCAGCGCATCCGGCTCGGGACGCTGCGTGCGATGGCCGCGCTCTCCGCGCGGCGGAGTGCGCGCATCCTCTTCGTCTCGCACGATTCCGCGCACTGGATCGGCGATCGGATGGGGATTCCCGAGGCAAAGCGCCGCGTCGTCCACCACGGCATCGACGTCGAGGCGTGGTCGCAGCCGAGCGGGGCGCGGCCGCTCGCACGGCCGTACTTCCTGTCGGTGAGCTCGATCTACCGCTACAAGAACTTCGTGCGGCTGATCGAGGCGTGGACACGCGCGGCGGCGGTCGAGCCCGAGCTTCCCGACCTCGTGATCGCGGGCGACGCGCACGACGCGGTGCACGCGCGCGACATGCAGCGTGCGCGCGAGGCGGCCGGCCCGCGCGCACCGCGCATCCACCTGCTGGGCGAGGTCGCGTACGCGGACGTGCGCGCGTGGTACGCGCACGCCGACGCCTTCGTCTTCCCGTCCTACCTCGAGACGTTCGGCCACCCGCTCGTCGAGGCGATGGCGAGCGGTCTGCCCGTGCTCGCCGCCGACATCCCCGTGTTCCGCGAGATCGCGGGCGATGCCGTCGCCTACGCGGACCCGTTCGAGGTCGCCGCGCTCGCGGACGGGCTGCTCGCGCTGGCGCGCGACCCCGCGCGCGCGGCCGCGCTCGGTCGCGCCGCGCGCGAGCGCGCCGCGGGCTTCACGTGGCGTCGGAGCGCGGAGGGGCTGCGCGGGCTGTTCGCCGAGGTGCTCGCCGAACGCTAG